The following proteins are encoded in a genomic region of [Eubacterium] hominis:
- a CDS encoding cold-shock protein, with translation MKGKVKWFNTEKGYGFISTEDGKDIFVHYSHILQDGYKSLDEGQPVSFDIVEVDKGLQARNVEKC, from the coding sequence ATGAAAGGCAAAGTAAAATGGTTTAACACAGAAAAGGGGTATGGTTTTATCTCGACAGAAGATGGCAAAGATATCTTTGTTCATTATTCTCATATCTTACAGGATGGATACAAATCTTTGGATGAAGGACAACCTGTTTCCTTCGATATTGTAGAAGTCGATAAGGGATTACAGGCCAGAAATGTAGAAAAATGTTAA
- a CDS encoding ComF family protein yields MKQERCLYCFENIQNNLSFHDWLRQDDVLCGKCKSKLHVLQLDTQLEKMPLHILYEYNETMESMIFQMKEGRDIALAPVFFHSFRKKIIDRYRHSTIVLLPSSKEKYAERGFQPVKEMLKGIPMNIVEPFYKSEDHKQSLQSFEERVHIDRIIQRDYKISLPKTPLLLLDDVCTSGSSLKRAYDLIKEHTYKIEALVLCAHPLFVESCDKKGLRHRKSFSILETVVRNGR; encoded by the coding sequence ATGAAACAGGAGCGCTGTTTATATTGTTTTGAGAATATTCAAAACAATTTATCATTTCACGACTGGTTAAGACAGGATGATGTTTTATGTGGAAAATGTAAATCAAAGCTGCATGTACTTCAGTTAGATACCCAATTAGAAAAAATGCCTTTACATATTCTATATGAATACAATGAAACAATGGAGAGTATGATCTTTCAGATGAAAGAGGGCAGAGATATTGCTCTGGCTCCTGTGTTTTTTCATTCATTTAGAAAAAAGATTATCGACAGATATCGACATAGTACCATTGTGCTTTTGCCAAGCAGTAAAGAGAAGTACGCAGAACGTGGGTTTCAGCCAGTAAAGGAAATGTTGAAAGGTATTCCCATGAACATTGTAGAACCATTTTATAAGAGTGAAGATCATAAACAATCTTTACAAAGCTTTGAAGAAAGGGTACATATCGATCGTATTATTCAACGTGATTACAAGATTTCTTTACCTAAAACCCCTTTGCTTTTGTTAGATGATGTATGTACAAGCGGTTCTTCGTTAAAAAGAGCATATGATTTGATAAAAGAGCATACATATAAAATAGAGGCGCTGGTCTTATGTGCGCATCCTTTATTTGTCGAATCCTGCGATAAAAAAGGTTTGCGGCATCGTAAAAGTTTCTCTATACTTGAAACTGTAGTAAGAAATGGAAGGTGA
- a CDS encoding DEAD/DEAH box helicase family protein, protein MKCLRCGNTDPVYFYQDQDVWYCRKCIAFGRVNVNELPPRKQYQRKRHTCHPQLKYPLTPAQKKASDELRRNLTLKQDSLVFACCGAGKTEIVMEAIADYLAMGKKVGFAISRRQVVLEIAERMQEAFPSLSVIAVCEGYTDIVDGDLIICTMHQLYRYHQTFDLLIMDEVDAFPYRGNAILKAIAMHACVGEKIYLTATPDDEMRKEVSAHHLNMVELFQRPHGYPLIVPEVKRGYSWMQITYLLLFLKSQRKAKIQTLVFVPTIRIAHRLTRFLSLKYACCAFTSKTENKEKIIKEFHEGAYEFLVATTVLERGITIKGIYVVILFADHPVFNEASLIQMIGRVGRSIEMPTGKGLFLCKRKTKDITQCITSLRKMNEGG, encoded by the coding sequence ATGAAATGTCTTAGATGTGGAAATACAGACCCAGTCTACTTCTATCAGGATCAAGATGTCTGGTATTGTCGAAAGTGCATCGCCTTTGGACGTGTGAATGTGAATGAGTTACCGCCGCGTAAACAATATCAAAGAAAACGGCATACTTGTCACCCACAGTTAAAGTATCCATTGACACCAGCTCAGAAAAAGGCAAGTGATGAGTTAAGAAGAAATTTGACATTAAAACAAGACAGCCTGGTTTTTGCATGTTGTGGAGCGGGAAAAACAGAGATTGTGATGGAAGCAATCGCTGATTATTTAGCAATGGGGAAAAAAGTTGGTTTTGCGATATCGAGAAGACAAGTTGTATTAGAAATAGCTGAACGTATGCAGGAAGCTTTTCCATCTCTTAGTGTCATTGCGGTATGTGAAGGATATACCGATATTGTGGACGGCGATTTAATTATTTGTACTATGCATCAATTGTATCGATATCATCAGACCTTTGATCTGCTAATCATGGATGAAGTCGATGCTTTTCCTTACAGGGGCAACGCGATATTGAAAGCAATTGCTATGCATGCATGTGTCGGTGAGAAAATCTATCTTACTGCCACTCCAGATGATGAGATGCGAAAGGAGGTATCTGCCCACCATTTAAACATGGTAGAATTATTTCAAAGACCACATGGATACCCTTTGATTGTACCGGAAGTAAAACGAGGATATAGCTGGATGCAGATTACATACCTGCTGCTTTTTCTAAAATCACAAAGAAAAGCAAAGATACAGACTTTGGTGTTTGTGCCAACGATTCGTATCGCCCATCGTTTAACCCGCTTTCTATCCTTGAAATATGCTTGCTGTGCATTTACATCTAAGACAGAAAACAAAGAAAAAATCATAAAAGAATTCCATGAAGGGGCCTATGAGTTTCTTGTCGCAACAACCGTATTAGAACGAGGAATCACCATTAAAGGGATTTATGTAGTGATTTTGTTTGCTGATCATCCTGTATTCAATGAAGCCAGTCTGATACAGATGATTGGGCGGGTAGGAAGAAGTATAGAAATGCCCACAGGAAAAGGTTTGTTTCTTTGTAAGCGGAAAACGAAGGATATTACGCAATGTATTACATCATTAAGAAAGATGAATGAAGGTGGTTAA
- a CDS encoding DNA alkylation repair protein, producing MSEKYSQIISLFEQHRNEKQAEAMAAYMKNHFRFFGIGSKQRKALEKDIFKKEKQSKVIDWEFLNQCFDHPHREMQYVVSDYLMMMQKYLHYEDIERIEYYVRNKQWWDSIDAFDTIIGDIGLSDQRVNQIMLSWSLDENMWMRRLAIDHQLNRKNQTNKELLGEIIVHNLNSDEFFINKAIGWSLREYSKTNPTWVKAFIKEHQEDMSKLSIKEAGKYL from the coding sequence ATGAGTGAAAAATACAGTCAGATTATATCCTTATTTGAGCAGCATCGAAATGAGAAACAGGCGGAAGCAATGGCTGCCTATATGAAAAATCATTTTCGTTTTTTTGGAATTGGTAGTAAACAAAGAAAAGCATTAGAAAAAGATATTTTCAAAAAAGAGAAACAGTCTAAAGTGATCGATTGGGAATTTTTAAACCAGTGTTTTGATCATCCGCATCGTGAGATGCAATATGTTGTATCTGATTATCTGATGATGATGCAGAAATATTTGCATTATGAAGATATTGAGAGAATCGAATATTACGTTAGAAATAAACAATGGTGGGACAGTATTGATGCTTTTGATACCATCATAGGGGATATTGGCTTAAGTGATCAGCGAGTAAATCAAATCATGTTAAGCTGGTCATTAGATGAAAATATGTGGATGAGAAGGCTTGCGATTGACCATCAGCTGAATAGAAAAAATCAAACAAATAAGGAATTATTAGGTGAGATCATTGTTCATAACTTAAATAGTGATGAATTTTTCATCAATAAAGCAATTGGATGGAGTCTTCGTGAATATTCTAAAACAAACCCAACATGGGTAAAGGCGTTCATCAAGGAGCATCAGGAAGATATGTCGAAGCTCAGTATAAAAGAAGCAGGTAAATATTTGTGA
- a CDS encoding DUF4274 domain-containing protein: MTYEDMQKQIDQYNWDDVFEFVKNLLNEPLCDLALAIKIFYLGDGYGFLINGNSCQNAWNTLMQKLYQDILAGKYKNNHPYEIPLTKVQVYKMKKMNIPPVFYEGYEGD, translated from the coding sequence ATGACTTATGAAGATATGCAAAAGCAAATTGACCAATATAATTGGGATGATGTCTTTGAGTTTGTGAAAAACCTACTAAATGAGCCGTTATGTGATTTAGCATTAGCAATCAAGATATTTTATCTCGGTGATGGATATGGCTTTTTGATAAATGGAAACAGCTGTCAAAATGCTTGGAATACATTGATGCAGAAGCTGTATCAAGACATATTAGCAGGTAAATATAAAAATAATCATCCTTATGAGATACCACTCACAAAAGTTCAAGTATATAAGATGAAAAAGATGAATATTCCACCTGTTTTTTATGAAGGATATGAAGGTGATTAA
- a CDS encoding HAD family hydrolase, protein MSIKMIVTDLDGTFYHRDLTYDKARFMRLYEKMKQQGIHFVVASGNQYYQLISFFDEIKDELTFVSENGAYIVDQGKELFSTEIKKDTFNNILDVLDHYPSLLTIVCGKESAYTLKNIKDEEYAFYINYFPRLKKEDSLHEIDDQILKFALVANEDFEHVLSQLKQAVDDHISVVSSGHEDIDLIVKGIHKGNAVQMLMKQWHIKPEEVMAFGDAGNDEEMLRIAKYGYVMENGSPDLLAKFHRHAPHHESDGVLEIIEQYFNDPASIL, encoded by the coding sequence ATGAGTATTAAAATGATTGTAACGGATTTAGATGGTACCTTTTACCATCGTGATTTAACGTATGATAAAGCACGCTTTATGCGTCTATATGAAAAAATGAAACAGCAGGGTATTCACTTTGTGGTCGCTAGTGGTAATCAATATTATCAGTTAATATCTTTCTTTGATGAAATAAAAGATGAATTAACATTTGTATCAGAAAATGGTGCTTATATCGTTGATCAGGGAAAAGAACTATTTTCCACAGAAATAAAAAAGGATACTTTCAATAATATCTTAGATGTATTGGATCACTATCCATCTTTATTAACGATCGTTTGTGGAAAAGAAAGTGCATATACGTTAAAAAATATTAAAGATGAAGAGTATGCGTTTTATATAAATTATTTTCCAAGATTAAAGAAAGAGGATTCCCTTCATGAAATAGATGATCAAATATTAAAATTTGCTTTGGTGGCCAATGAAGATTTTGAACATGTATTATCACAATTGAAACAGGCTGTTGATGATCATATCAGCGTTGTAAGCAGCGGTCATGAAGATATCGATTTGATTGTGAAAGGCATCCATAAAGGTAATGCTGTCCAAATGCTGATGAAACAATGGCATATCAAACCAGAAGAAGTTATGGCATTTGGTGATGCTGGAAATGATGAAGAAATGCTTCGTATCGCTAAATATGGCTATGTAATGGAAAATGGCAGCCCGGATTTATTGGCGAAGTTTCATCGACATGCGCCACATCATGAATCAGATGGTGTATTAGAAATCATTGAACAATATTTCAATGATCCTGCCTCTATACTATAG
- a CDS encoding DUF3795 domain-containing protein: MKRELGIARCGLACCLCSENETCKGCIEEDCADKINCENRKCVINKHLHACYECEEPCRKGLLQKIKPYGFTLFIKRYGLEKLLDCLMRNEQNGIVYHRQGIVGDYDEFENVEDLITFILKGKKE, translated from the coding sequence ATGAAACGAGAACTGGGAATTGCCAGATGTGGCCTGGCGTGCTGCTTATGTAGTGAAAATGAAACATGTAAAGGGTGTATAGAAGAAGACTGCGCAGATAAAATAAATTGTGAAAATCGTAAATGTGTCATCAATAAGCACCTTCATGCTTGTTATGAATGTGAAGAACCTTGTAGAAAAGGACTGCTTCAAAAGATAAAACCATATGGTTTTACATTGTTTATAAAACGATATGGATTAGAGAAATTATTAGATTGCTTAATGCGCAATGAACAAAATGGTATTGTATACCATCGACAAGGCATTGTTGGTGATTATGATGAGTTCGAGAATGTAGAAGATTTAATCACATTTATTTTAAAAGGAAAAAAAGAATGA
- a CDS encoding polysaccharide deacetylase family protein, producing MQEVKRSTRKRKLRIDRVLILLLVILIPVGVILGIVKFLTSSSPYAKYEEYNEETKLAGSMEHDTNEVEDQYYLSVYYPEFNIPVLDKKIKDFKEKELLTNIKHEGMHFICVDYDSEQLFDRFTTVTFHQIVKDKDDKVVAKKDTSFNYDKKTDKILGVKDVLRRDYLNLLNDKAKTAKLDVKSLKSDQLSNFILGKNAVTFYLNDNLDQKMSVNYKDNSAYMKLADKNIPSLYQGNVETPKAQPKVDPNKPMVAITFDDGPHYENTEEIMKTFEKYNGRATFFMLGKNVEINADIVKDVYKRGFEIGNHSWDHEDLRTLDKKGVVSEIYDTQDAIYKLTGYEPTYFRPPYGALNETVLNANQTGYAFWDVDSQDWMLKEAGAIKTSVVKSTKAGNMVVLLHDIHDFSKDSIEPILAALSKDGYQFVTYSTLMQHEKDYLLQLDENYGVPKDIANGK from the coding sequence ATGCAGGAAGTAAAAAGAAGTACACGTAAAAGAAAATTGAGGATCGATCGGGTATTGATATTATTATTGGTAATATTGATTCCTGTTGGTGTGATTTTGGGAATTGTAAAATTTTTAACAAGCAGTTCACCATATGCAAAATATGAAGAATATAATGAAGAAACAAAACTGGCTGGTTCCATGGAGCATGATACAAACGAGGTCGAGGATCAATATTATCTTTCTGTTTATTATCCAGAATTTAATATACCTGTATTGGATAAAAAAATTAAGGATTTTAAAGAAAAAGAACTATTGACCAATATCAAGCATGAGGGAATGCATTTCATCTGTGTTGATTATGACAGTGAACAGCTGTTTGATCGATTCACGACAGTAACATTTCATCAGATTGTAAAAGATAAAGATGATAAAGTCGTTGCGAAGAAAGATACTTCATTTAATTATGATAAGAAAACAGATAAAATCTTAGGTGTAAAAGATGTATTGCGCAGAGATTATTTAAATTTGTTAAATGATAAAGCAAAAACAGCGAAGCTGGATGTAAAATCATTAAAAAGCGATCAATTATCTAATTTTATTTTAGGTAAAAATGCAGTCACTTTCTATCTGAATGATAATCTTGATCAAAAGATGTCTGTAAATTATAAAGATAACAGCGCTTATATGAAGCTTGCGGATAAAAATATTCCTTCCTTATATCAGGGGAATGTAGAAACACCAAAAGCGCAGCCAAAAGTTGATCCAAATAAACCAATGGTTGCGATTACCTTTGATGATGGACCACATTATGAAAATACAGAAGAAATTATGAAAACGTTTGAAAAATATAATGGTCGTGCAACTTTCTTTATGTTAGGGAAAAATGTGGAAATCAATGCGGATATCGTAAAAGATGTATATAAACGCGGCTTTGAAATTGGAAACCATTCATGGGATCATGAAGATTTAAGAACATTAGATAAAAAAGGAGTTGTTTCAGAAATTTATGATACACAGGATGCTATTTATAAGCTGACAGGCTATGAACCAACATATTTCAGACCTCCTTATGGGGCATTAAATGAAACGGTATTGAATGCAAATCAAACCGGTTATGCATTCTGGGATGTAGATTCTCAGGACTGGATGCTGAAAGAAGCTGGTGCTATAAAAACTTCTGTAGTAAAATCCACAAAAGCTGGAAACATGGTCGTGCTTTTACATGATATCCACGATTTCTCTAAAGACAGTATTGAACCCATTTTAGCAGCCTTATCAAAAGATGGATATCAGTTTGTGACATATTCTACATTGATGCAGCATGAAAAAGATTACCTGTTGCAATTAGATGAAAATTATGGTGTGCCAAAAGATATCGCTAATGGCAAATAA
- a CDS encoding PTS glucose transporter subunit IIA yields MKDYHRIAQEIIQVVGKDNILSATHCATRLRFMVKDRDAINDKKVEAIEEVKGVFFTSGQYQIILGTGIVNKVYAELETIGLHTVSKKEQEEAVKNQEKGIKKLMRILADIFVPIIPVIAATGLFLGLKGCIFNDNVLALFGADTTQIPTYIQTLVTVLTDTAFAFLPAIITWSAFRVFHGTPVIGLVIGLMLVAPALPNAYAVADPNSGVEAIMAFGFIPLVGCQGSVLTAIVTGWFGATLEKKLRKIMPNVLDLIFTPFFVMLITMLVILLGVGPIMHTIELGMVGIIENLIHLPFGIGGFIIGFTYPLAVITGLHHTYVMIETSLLANTGFNPLITLCAMYGFANVGTCLAFFVKAKKQNIKQTSIGAMLSQLFGISEPVLFGIQLRFNLKPLCIMLFSSGIGAALLSIMNIQSNSYGLAVLPSYLMYIYEGHQLIWYFLISLFSTILCFVLTCLFGIPQEVMVEDTIAEENAYFIAPASGTFVPLENVPDETFAKKMLGDGFAIDLQDEFIISPVAGEVVTAFPDGHAFGIKGKDGMEILIHIGINTVDLQESCFTPLVSLKESVKQGQPIVKVDLKKLKESGKSGMTMIIFTNKDKLQIEAANQITAGNKMHLSFS; encoded by the coding sequence ATGAAAGATTATCATCGTATCGCACAGGAAATCATACAGGTAGTAGGAAAAGACAATATCCTATCCGCAACACATTGTGCAACAAGACTTCGTTTTATGGTAAAAGATCGTGACGCTATCAACGATAAAAAAGTAGAAGCAATCGAAGAAGTAAAGGGAGTGTTTTTTACTAGTGGACAATATCAAATTATTTTAGGCACAGGAATCGTTAACAAAGTATACGCTGAATTAGAAACGATAGGTTTACATACAGTATCCAAAAAGGAACAGGAAGAAGCAGTTAAAAATCAGGAAAAAGGCATAAAAAAACTCATGCGGATATTGGCAGATATCTTTGTGCCAATTATCCCGGTTATTGCGGCAACAGGTTTATTTCTAGGGTTAAAAGGCTGTATATTTAATGATAATGTTTTGGCATTATTTGGAGCTGACACAACACAGATTCCCACCTATATTCAAACACTTGTGACAGTACTTACCGATACTGCATTTGCATTTCTGCCAGCAATCATCACCTGGTCAGCATTTCGTGTTTTTCATGGAACACCGGTTATTGGACTTGTGATTGGATTGATGTTAGTTGCACCAGCTTTGCCAAACGCCTATGCGGTCGCTGATCCTAATAGTGGTGTGGAAGCAATTATGGCATTTGGTTTTATCCCGTTGGTTGGATGCCAAGGAAGTGTATTAACAGCAATCGTTACAGGATGGTTTGGCGCAACATTAGAAAAAAAATTAAGAAAGATAATGCCAAATGTATTAGATCTTATCTTTACACCATTCTTTGTAATGCTGATTACTATGCTGGTAATTTTATTAGGCGTGGGACCAATCATGCATACTATTGAACTTGGTATGGTTGGAATTATTGAAAATCTGATTCATTTACCATTTGGTATTGGTGGATTTATCATAGGATTTACATATCCTTTGGCTGTAATTACCGGTTTACATCATACCTATGTCATGATTGAAACATCCTTATTAGCCAATACAGGATTCAACCCTTTGATTACTTTATGTGCAATGTATGGATTTGCCAATGTTGGAACATGTTTAGCATTTTTTGTTAAAGCTAAAAAACAGAATATCAAACAAACTAGTATTGGCGCGATGCTGTCACAGTTGTTTGGAATAAGTGAACCAGTACTTTTTGGCATCCAGCTAAGATTTAATTTAAAGCCTTTATGTATCATGCTGTTTAGTTCAGGCATTGGTGCAGCTTTATTATCCATTATGAATATACAGTCAAATTCATATGGACTGGCAGTATTACCGTCTTATTTAATGTACATATATGAGGGACATCAGCTAATTTGGTATTTCTTGATTTCTCTATTCTCTACGATTTTGTGCTTTGTGTTAACTTGTTTATTTGGAATTCCACAAGAGGTAATGGTGGAAGATACAATTGCAGAAGAAAATGCTTATTTCATCGCCCCTGCCAGTGGAACATTCGTGCCACTTGAAAATGTGCCAGATGAAACTTTTGCAAAAAAGATGTTGGGAGATGGATTTGCGATAGATCTACAGGATGAATTCATCATTTCACCCGTTGCTGGGGAAGTCGTCACTGCTTTTCCAGATGGACATGCATTTGGAATTAAAGGCAAAGATGGGATGGAAATATTAATACACATAGGCATCAATACAGTAGATCTACAAGAAAGTTGCTTTACACCTCTGGTATCACTTAAAGAAAGTGTGAAACAAGGACAGCCAATAGTAAAGGTAGATTTGAAAAAATTAAAAGAATCAGGAAAATCAGGCATGACAATGATCATTTTTACCAATAAAGATAAACTTCAAATAGAAGCAGCAAATCAGATAACTGCAGGAAATAAAATGCATCTTTCTTTTTCATAA